GCAGATTGCGGCGGTCAGAGTGGTTTTGCCGTGGTCAACGTGGCCGATGGTGCCGATGTTGCAGTGCGGCTTGCTTCTGTCAAAATGTTCTTTTGCCATGATTCTATCTCCAATTAGTGAGAGCCCAGATCGGGAGTCGGACCCGAGACCTCTTCCTTACCAAGGAAGTGCTCTACCACTGAGCTACCTGGGCTTAATAGCCTGCTGAAGCGCTCTCTGCTTCAGCAGGCGTTTTATCGTGGGCCGTCGTGGTTTCGAACCACGGTAGGCGTAAGCCAACGGATTTACAGTCCGTCCCCTTTAACCACTCGGGCAACGACCCATTATGTCTAAGCCAAAGATAGGAATCGAACCTACGACCGGCTGATTACAAATCAGCTGCTCTACCAGCTGAGCTACTTTGGCACACCCTAGTTTCATTACTGAACATAGGAGTGAGCCAAATTTAATAAGTTTTATTGGGTTTTGTCAACGAAAATCGTCAAAAAAAGCAAAAATTTTTCATTTTTTTTAAGAAATCTGTCTACATACTAGATAAAAGAGTGTGAATAGATTGTGAATAGTTTTGAAAAGCCAAAAAAGAACCCCTTTTCGGAGGAAAAGGGGCCTAAATTATTCAATAACAACTAGTTATATATTAGTCGTTAAACCACATGTCTTCCATGCTGAGCGAACCGTCCAAAAGGCCCGTACAGATCTCCTTTTTATAGTACACGGCCATATCTTCGAGGGTCAAGGTTTCACCGTCCTGCGATTCCGGCGCCAGGTAAGAAATGGTCGAGCCTTCGCAATATACGCCAGAAATATCGGATTCTTGGCGATAGGCGTTGCAAACCATCGCAAGCGTATCTGCCGGAACTCCAGCATAGGACTCTACCACCCTAAACGCCCCTACAGGCTCACCATTAATACTATAATGGGTAATTTCCATGGCCATAGACCTCGTCGAATAGTCTGCATTCATGCGAAGAGAGTCAGCAGTGAGATTGACGTCGCAGAGCAAGGCCGGTTCGCTAGGTTCAGCATTGCCATTATTCCATCTCCCCGGCAAGTCCGACATCAATTCTTTATAGTTGTCATAGAAATTGTCGCACTGGCTCTTGAACTTGGGCACCATCATGCCAAGTACCAGCGATGACGAAGCTTCGCTCACAGACTCCATTTCACTCTTACCCATCACATGGGAACGGGAACAAGACACCTGCATTCCTTCGTTGTTCGCCTTAAGACCTGCGCATGCATCGTCCGATTCGTCCTGGAACATGCCCGACAACAAAATGTCGACATACATATTGGTAGGGTTACCCACTTCGAAATAGTACACGGCATTCATCGTGGACTGGTATGCCATCACGTCAAAATTCATTTCGAGCGACACATGATTGCCTTGGGAATATACCTTGCAATCAAATGTAGCACTTGACCCCTTGCCCAATTGGCGTTCGTACAAGACGTCGCCGAAACTCTCGGGGCGTTCCCATGCCGAAGAAGATTCATCTGTTGTACAAGCCCCAAAAACAAAGGGCAACAACATGACGCCCGTCTTGAAAAAATTGACCATAGAAATAGATTTCATTTATCCTCCTCAATATTGTACTCTACAATATAGTCTTTTTTGCGGCATTGGCAACAAGTTAATTTAATGAGTTTTATATATTTTAGGCATGGAAATTTGTACTTACAAGCATACCGCACGAATTGAAGTCCGCTACGCGGAAACCGATCAAATGGGAATCGTCCACCACTCCGTTTACGCCGTATGGTTCGAACAGGCCCGCACCGAATACTTCCGCACCGCAGGTGCAAGCTACGCCGACATGGAAGCCGAAGGTTTCGGAGCGCCGGTCCTGGAACTGAACGTCAAGTTCAAGCAGCCCACCCGCTACGGCGATTTCGTAGACGTTGAAACTTCGATGATCCGCGAAGGACTCAAGGTCCGCTTTGAATACAAAGTATTCGTGAACGGGAATCTTTGCACCCTAGGTTCTACACTGCATTGCATGACCAAGGGTGGCCGCCCCACTCGCGAACTGCCGAGCGGTTTTGCAAAGTTCGAATTTGTCCAAGCATAGCTTTCTTTGAATTAAGAAATAGCCGCGAGAAATCGCGGCTATTTCTGTATCTGAATTGAATTTTGGGTACTTAGTATCCAGTTTATTCGCCTGGATCGGGATCAGGAGTGAGCGAAGCGATGTAAGCTTCGTAATCAGATTGGTTTGATTGCTCCCAATTATACACTTCATCGTTTACGGAGCACTTCCAGTATCTGGCAGTTATTCCAACGCGATTAATTAGGGGGTAATCCTTGATTTCATTCAGATTGTCTTCATCGCAAGTTGAAAGAGGCGTAACATCGTATTCGGTAAGCCAATCAAGAATTTCCTGCTTACTTTCGTCGGTTACGGTTGCGTCCACTCCATTCTTGACGAATACAGGATCAGAATCACCGCACTTCAAATTATATCCACCTTCGGTTTCTGAAACAGAACAATCATCGCCATCTTCACCCTTGGCTCCGTTCCAGATAGTGCTCTGCACCGTGCCACACGTGATGATAACGCCATCAATACCACTTACCTCGTCAGTAGTGGGCACTGCCGTGCAACTCGTTCCGTCTATACCGTTCTTGACGGTTACGGTTTTCCCGTCGCAAGTCAGCGTGTAGTTGCCGGTCTTATTATTGTCTTCATCCAGTTCGTCAGCGACGGTGCAACTTTCACCGTCATCACCCTTTAAGCCATCCTTGAGAGTAACGACGCTTTCGCCACAGGTAACTGTATATTCACCGGTAAGATTGTTGTCTTCGTCCTTAACGGCTTCGACAGAGCAGCCGTCACCGGTATCACCCTTGGCGCCATTCAGGATTGTACCCTTCTCTTCATCACCGCACATGATGACAAAGCCCTTGCCGTCTTCTACACCATTTTTGTCTGTGGTGGGCACTGCCGTACAGCTCGCGCCATCTGTACCGTTCTTGACGGTTACGGTTTTCCCGTCGCAAGTCAGCGTGTAGTTGCCAGTCTTCTTGTTATTTGCATCCAGTTCATCAGCGACAACGCAATTTTCACCATCATCACCCTTTAAGCCATCTTTAAGAGTAATGGAGCTTTCGCCGCAAACAACTGAGTATTCACCGGTGAGTTTACCGTCTTCGTCCTTAACAGCTTCGACAGAGCAGCCGTCACCGGTGTCGCCCTTGGCGCCATTCAGGATTGTACCCTTCTCTTCATCACCGCACATGATGACAAAGCCCTTGCCGTCTTCTTCACCATTTTTGTCTGTAGTGGGCACAGCCGTGCAGCTCGTTCCGTCTATACCGTTCTTGACGGTTACGGTTTTCCCATCGCAAGTCAGCGTGTAGTTGCCGGTCTTCTTGTTATTTGCATCCAGCTCGTCAGCGACAACGCAATTTTCGCCGTCGTCACCCTTTAAGCCATCTTTAAGCGTAACGGAACTTTTGCCACAAGTAACCGTGTATTCACCAGTAAGATAGCCCGATGTGTTCTTTTTGGCAACAATGGAACACCCGTCGCCCGTTTCACCCTTAGCGCCATTTGTGAGCGACCCAACCAACTTATCTGCGCACATCACGTCGAAACCTGTTGTTGTCGCGACGGCCGTGCAACTTGTTCCATTCGTACCATGCTGAAGAATGCCCACAGAAACGCCATCGCAGATAATAGCGTAACCGCCTGTCACTGCTTCGGCTGTGCAGCTGGAGCCATCATCGCCATTCTGGAGAGTGCCAATCAACTTTCCGTCGCACATGACGGAGTAGCTAATCGCTTTGCCAAGTTCATCCTTGTTAGGAACTGCAATACAGCCTGCGCCGTCAGTACCGTTGATACCATCAATACCATTACTTCCGGAAAGATTTGTCCAGGATGTTGCATTGCAGAAGAATACAGCACCGACATCCGAGACAAACATAAGCTGCCCTGCGTTAGCGGCTTCGCATGCCGGCAATTCCGATGCGGTGCCAACGATGGACAATCCCGAATCGTTTTTTGAAGAGGTATCGTCACCGCATGCAAAGAACAAGCTTGCAGCGGACAATGCGATGATATAGGAAACCAGTTTTTTCACGTGTCTACCTCAATTTCTATTGAACATTCGCCTTGCAGTTGCCTGGGCGTCTTAAAATTTCAATTTTCTGAATTGCAAAATCAGATACATTCAGGTCTTCCAACGAGAATGTCATAGTCTGTGTTGCCTGACAGTGATTCCTGATTTTCGATTCCCATGTATTGAAGAAGTCGAAATCAAACGTCATGAAAGTGTCAGAACCACTTTTTATAGAAGCGCGGACGTATGCGAAGCCAGAAGCGTTTAACGCCGATCCTTGAATTCGAATCTGATAGGAGTATCCATAATGGAGATTTACAGAATTCTTGATCAAAACGGATCCGCTTTCTTTTGTCGCACCATTTGACTTGAACTGAAGTTCGCAGGAATCAAAACCATTAATTCCAATTTCTGCAGAAGCTCCGCCCTGCGTTTCAATTTCCCAAGCACTGGAACTGCATGACTTCTTGAAGTCACCTCCAGAAAGAACATTGTCGGGTTCTAATTCTTGGCTAGACGGCTGGCCGTTAACGGGATCATACGAATTATTCTCTATAGAAGAGAGTGGATACAAGATGTTAGAGAAGCAACGATATACATAGCCCGTGGGGTTGTATGATTGTACTGCACCTTCATCGCAATAGGCAATCCAGCTGTTGTTTAGGCAAACAAAGGAAATGAGATTGGAAGAATCGGCCATCAACTGATAAACGGTTCGGCCTTCTACGCAAGCCCTTTGCGCATTCAGTTCATTCAGGTAGCGTTCCTGTTCCTGCCAGGCGGCATCCTGGGCGCCCCAGGTGTTTTCCACATTTGCCTGATAGTCGGTACAGGCCGCCATCCCAAGGAACGGAATAATGGATATAATCTTCTTTACCATAATAATCCTTAGAACAGGAAAGTAATTCCCATGCCCACAAGTCCCGCAGCAGCAATACCGATAGCGACATTACGCTTGGTCTGATAATTTCCTGCATCGTCGTAGGACTGCTTGTAGGTGTTATGATTTACCGGAATTCTATTGGCAGCAGCACTTGCCTTGTTATCAAAAATGACGGCGAGAACACCACCTGTAATGGCAACACCGGCGCAAATGGAAAGCGGGATCCAATGGACCTTGATATTTGAAGGCTGTACCTGAGGTTTGGGCTGTGGCGTGGATTTCGCTGCTGCGGCAGCCTGCTCTGCCTTTTGCTGATTGGCTTTGTCAAGGGCTTCTTTCTGTTGCTGTGCGGCAGCCAATTCGGCCTTGACCTGGGCAAGTTTTGCCTGTTCAATCTTTATTTGCTTGGAAGAGGAGGTTCCCTTGCAAGAAGTTTCCACAGGAATCAAACCAAAGTGATCGTTAGCGGTAGAATTGTCCACGGGAATCAAGCCGAAATCTTCGCTTGCGGTGGAATTGTCTACAGGAATCATGTCAAAGTCTTTGACTGCAGTGGAATTGTCCACAGGAATCAAGTCAAAACGCTGAGTCGCAGTTTCCGCTGGCGAAAATGTATTCCATTCATCAGAGTAGTCTGTATTCTGTTGAACGGAAGGTTCATTCTGCTTGGCAGTCTGTTGCGTATTTACAGACTGATTTGAACGGGCTTGCCTACGAACGGCGGCTTTTTTTTCTTCCTTGGTCTTGTAAGACTTGTTCTCGTCACCCCAAAGGTCGTCCTGAGAGGAGGCGCCCCACAAGTCTTGTGCGTTTGAAACGCCGAAGGCTAGCAGGATTGAAAATAGAAATAACAGGCGCTTATTCATTAGAATGAGTACTTCAGGCTAGTTTTGAACGCGAAAGAAGAATAGTC
This region of uncultured Fibrobacter sp. genomic DNA includes:
- a CDS encoding thioesterase family protein — its product is MEICTYKHTARIEVRYAETDQMGIVHHSVYAVWFEQARTEYFRTAGASYADMEAEGFGAPVLELNVKFKQPTRYGDFVDVETSMIREGLKVRFEYKVFVNGNLCTLGSTLHCMTKGGRPTRELPSGFAKFEFVQA
- a CDS encoding GTP-binding protein gives rise to the protein MAKEHFDRSKPHCNIGTIGHVDHGKTTLTAAIC